One window of the Clostridium sp. MB40-C1 genome contains the following:
- a CDS encoding cell wall hydrolase — protein sequence MAYSARELLARIIKCEAGGEGENGMKGVASVVMNRVNVAYGEYLRTGQGDLRKVIFQPGQFDCVASVLRGIPNPQTIWASPPEEIHYQIADWALSGNRLYTTGNALWYFNPFRPACPYLFPYNGSGRFQVRVAQHCFYNPTEIYAQT from the coding sequence TTGGCTTATAGTGCTAGAGAATTATTAGCTAGAATCATAAAATGTGAGGCTGGTGGTGAAGGGGAAAATGGAATGAAGGGTGTAGCCTCAGTAGTTATGAATAGAGTGAATGTAGCTTATGGCGAATACCTTAGAACAGGTCAAGGCGATTTAAGAAAAGTTATATTTCAACCTGGACAATTCGATTGTGTAGCTTCTGTATTAAGAGGAATACCTAATCCTCAAACCATTTGGGCTAGTCCACCAGAAGAAATACATTATCAAATAGCTGATTGGGCTTTATCTGGTAATAGATTGTATACTACAGGAAATGCTTTATGGTATTTTAATCCATTTAGACCAGCTTGTCCATACCTTTTTCCATATAACGGCTCAGGTAGATTCCAGGTTAGAGTTGCCCAACACTGTTTCTATAATCCTACTGAAATTTATGCTCAAACCTAG
- the argB gene encoding acetylglutamate kinase translates to MKNSISLKSFKGKIFVIKFGGSIMKNPNAQKVFFKNILKMHLLGINLVIVHGGGPEISKWLKKIGIESKFINGLRITDKSSMEIIEMVLSGKLNKNISAFLSNKGVKAIGLSGSDNNLIVAKKKYLNIDNKQIDIGYVGEIESINTDLLSNLLIKGYVPIISPIGYDKNGNKYNINADYAASFISSKLKAEKLIFISDVEGIYKNINDKSSLINSITINEIKDYINCGIIKDGMIPKMESCIKALENGTKSIHLVDGRKDDGLIGNILYSQGTKIMIKDDVNKCVKII, encoded by the coding sequence ATGAAAAATAGTATATCCCTAAAAAGTTTCAAAGGGAAAATTTTTGTAATTAAATTTGGTGGGAGCATAATGAAAAATCCAAATGCTCAAAAAGTATTTTTTAAAAATATATTAAAAATGCATCTATTAGGAATTAATCTTGTAATAGTACATGGTGGAGGACCTGAAATATCTAAATGGCTAAAAAAAATAGGTATAGAAAGTAAATTTATCAATGGGCTTAGAATAACTGATAAAAGTTCTATGGAAATAATCGAAATGGTTCTCTCTGGTAAACTGAATAAAAATATTTCAGCCTTTCTTAGTAATAAAGGTGTAAAAGCTATCGGTCTTAGTGGAAGTGACAACAATCTTATAGTAGCTAAGAAAAAATACTTAAATATAGATAATAAACAAATTGACATTGGTTATGTAGGAGAAATAGAATCAATAAATACTGATCTACTATCAAATCTTCTTATCAAGGGTTATGTACCAATAATATCTCCTATTGGATATGACAAAAACGGTAATAAGTATAATATAAACGCTGATTATGCTGCTTCTTTTATAAGTTCAAAATTAAAAGCTGAAAAACTTATTTTTATATCTGACGTGGAAGGTATATATAAAAATATTAATGATAAATCCTCACTAATAAACTCCATAACAATAAATGAAATCAAAGATTATATAAATTGTGGAATTATAAAAGATGGTATGATTCCCAAAATGGAATCTTGTATTAAAGCTTTAGAAAATGGAACTAAATCTATCCACTTAGTTGATGGAAGAAAAGATGATGGCTTAATAGGAAATATATTATATAGCCAAGGAACTAAAATAATGATAAAGGATGATGTTAATAAATGTGTAAAAATAATTTAA
- the argC gene encoding N-acetyl-gamma-glutamyl-phosphate reductase yields the protein MIQIGVIGASGYVGQQLIWFLNNNKYVNIRFMASYNYANKEFPEIYNSYYGFIKEKCISIQEAEAKLEEIDAVFLALPHGKSFHIVQKALEKGVKVIDLGADFRFDSYETYEKWYGVKHEAYNLLEDAVYGLSEINREKIKKANLVGNPGCYTTASILALYPILKSGIIDFKSIIIDGKSGVSGAGKAMNMSSLFVECNESIKAYGVASHRHTPEIEQELSKASGKDINLIFTPHLVPMNRGIMCTCYGKLKENTAQEKLYQIYNDFYKREKFIRVIEKIPETKNVRGSNLCDIGIRVDKRTNTVIIISVIDNLIKGAAGQAIQNMNLMFGLREAEGIDILPVQI from the coding sequence ATGATACAAATAGGGGTTATAGGAGCAAGTGGTTATGTAGGACAACAGCTTATTTGGTTTTTGAATAATAACAAATATGTTAATATTAGATTTATGGCATCTTATAATTATGCAAATAAAGAATTTCCGGAAATATATAATAGCTATTATGGGTTTATAAAAGAAAAATGTATAAGCATACAAGAAGCAGAAGCGAAATTAGAAGAAATAGATGCTGTTTTTTTAGCATTACCACATGGTAAGTCTTTTCACATAGTACAAAAGGCTTTAGAAAAAGGAGTTAAAGTAATAGATTTAGGTGCAGATTTTAGATTTGATTCTTATGAAACATATGAAAAATGGTATGGAGTAAAACATGAAGCTTATAATTTGTTAGAAGATGCTGTATATGGACTTTCAGAAATAAATAGAGAGAAAATTAAAAAAGCAAATCTTGTAGGAAATCCAGGATGTTACACAACAGCTAGTATATTAGCACTTTATCCAATATTAAAGTCAGGAATTATAGATTTTAAATCTATAATAATAGATGGAAAATCAGGAGTATCAGGAGCAGGAAAAGCAATGAATATGAGTTCTTTATTTGTAGAATGTAATGAATCTATAAAAGCTTATGGAGTTGCATCTCATAGACATACTCCAGAAATTGAACAAGAATTATCAAAAGCTTCTGGGAAAGATATAAATCTTATCTTTACACCTCATCTAGTACCAATGAATAGAGGAATAATGTGTACTTGTTATGGGAAACTTAAAGAAAATACTGCACAGGAAAAGTTATATCAAATTTATAATGATTTCTATAAAAGAGAAAAGTTTATAAGGGTTATTGAAAAAATACCAGAAACAAAAAATGTTAGAGGAAGTAATTTGTGTGATATAGGTATAAGAGTGGATAAAAGAACTAATACAGTTATTATAATATCTGTTATAGATAATTTAATAAAAGGTGCAGCGGGACAGGCGATTCAAAATATGAATTTAATGTTTGGTTTAAGAGAAGCAGAAGGTATAGATATATTACCAGTTCAAATTTAA
- a CDS encoding phosphopentomutase has translation MINRVIWIVLDSVGIGALPDAVKYGDEGSNTVGNISKFLGGLKLPNMEKLGFGNIDGILGVNKVENPIGCYGRFEELSNGKDTTTGHWEMAGVVLEQAFPTYPNGFPKDVVDKFEKAIGRKIIGNKTASGTVIIDELGEEHIKTGSPIVYTSADSVFQIAAHEDVIPLEKLYEMCQIARNMLTGEHEVARVIARPFVGEVGNFTRTANRRDFSMVPPHEIVLDILKKNNLNVMAVGKIEDIFCGRGITEAVHTKDNMDGVDQTLNYMKQDKKGLIFTNLVDFDMKWGHRNDAEAYGRGLEAFDERLKEIIESMRDSDVLFITADHGCDPTMPGTDHSREYVPFLAYGKELKTNINLGTRKGFGDMGQTVADIFSIEPIKNGKSFLAEIMKK, from the coding sequence ATGATAAATAGAGTCATTTGGATTGTTTTAGATAGTGTTGGAATAGGAGCTTTGCCAGATGCAGTAAAGTACGGAGATGAGGGTAGCAACACAGTAGGAAATATATCTAAATTTTTAGGTGGACTAAAACTTCCTAACATGGAGAAACTAGGTTTTGGAAATATTGATGGCATATTAGGAGTAAATAAAGTAGAAAATCCAATAGGATGCTATGGACGTTTTGAGGAATTATCAAATGGAAAAGATACTACAACAGGTCATTGGGAAATGGCTGGGGTTGTTTTAGAACAAGCATTTCCAACTTATCCAAATGGATTTCCTAAGGATGTTGTAGATAAATTTGAAAAGGCAATAGGTAGAAAAATAATAGGCAATAAAACAGCTTCTGGTACTGTCATAATAGATGAACTTGGAGAAGAACATATAAAAACGGGAAGTCCTATAGTTTATACTTCTGCTGATAGTGTGTTTCAAATAGCGGCTCATGAAGATGTTATTCCATTAGAAAAGTTATATGAAATGTGTCAAATAGCACGTAATATGTTAACAGGAGAACATGAAGTCGCTCGTGTCATTGCAAGACCATTTGTGGGGGAAGTAGGAAACTTTACTAGAACTGCAAATAGAAGAGATTTTTCTATGGTTCCACCCCATGAGATTGTCCTTGATATATTAAAGAAAAACAATTTAAATGTAATGGCAGTGGGTAAGATAGAAGATATATTCTGTGGAAGAGGAATTACAGAGGCTGTTCATACTAAAGATAATATGGATGGAGTAGATCAGACTCTAAATTATATGAAACAAGATAAAAAAGGACTTATTTTCACAAATCTAGTTGATTTTGATATGAAATGGGGACATCGAAATGATGCAGAAGCATACGGAAGAGGGCTAGAGGCTTTTGATGAAAGACTTAAAGAAATAATAGAATCTATGAGGGACAGTGATGTGTTATTTATCACAGCGGATCATGGATGTGATCCAACAATGCCAGGTACTGACCATTCAAGGGAATATGTTCCTTTCTTAGCTTACGGTAAAGAGTTAAAGACTAATATAAATCTTGGAACAAGAAAAGGTTTTGGTGACATGGGGCAAACAGTTGCAGATATATTTTCTATAGAACCAATTAAAAATGGTAAAAGTTTTTTAGCTGAAATTATGAAAAAATAA
- a CDS encoding PH domain-containing protein, producing the protein MGLFDGLIGNASEVDILDIQKEYSDILYSSETIEKAYKLIRDMIIFTNKRLILVNKQGMTGKKTEYHSIPYKSITHFSIETAGKFDLDAELKIWISGTKNPIEKQFNKSLNIYELQSVLAEHVLK; encoded by the coding sequence ATGGGATTATTTGATGGATTAATAGGAAATGCTTCGGAAGTTGATATATTAGATATACAAAAAGAGTATTCGGATATTTTATATTCTAGTGAAACAATTGAAAAAGCATATAAATTAATTCGTGATATGATTATTTTTACAAATAAGAGATTAATTTTAGTTAATAAGCAAGGAATGACGGGTAAAAAAACAGAGTATCATTCTATTCCGTATAAATCTATAACTCATTTTAGTATAGAAACGGCAGGAAAGTTTGATTTAGATGCTGAACTTAAAATATGGATTTCAGGCACTAAAAATCCAATAGAAAAACAATTTAATAAGAGTTTAAATATTTATGAACTTCAAAGTGTATTAGCTGAACATGTTTTAAAGTGA
- a CDS encoding purine-nucleoside phosphorylase → MDLQHKISESAKYILKKSQYNPKIALILGSGLGAIADQIEDPEYYPYNKIPNFPVSTVEGHAGRLVIGKLEGKIVVAMQGRFHYYEGYEMQEVTFPVRVMKLLGVETLIVTNAAGAVNTDYKPGDLMLIEDHLNLSGNNPLIGKNLDEFGVRFPDMSNPYDKELRNKVKNIAKSLNIDLKEGVYACMSGPTYETPAEIRMLRTLGADAVGMSTVPEVIVAVHSGMKVIGVSCATNMAAGILDQPLNHQEVMETSAIAREKFIKLMRNIINRI, encoded by the coding sequence ATGGATTTACAACACAAGATAAGCGAATCAGCTAAATATATTTTAAAAAAGTCACAATATAACCCTAAAATAGCTCTTATTTTAGGATCAGGTCTTGGTGCTATTGCAGATCAAATAGAGGATCCAGAATATTACCCATATAATAAAATACCGAACTTTCCAGTATCTACTGTAGAAGGTCATGCAGGACGTTTAGTTATAGGTAAGTTAGAAGGAAAAATTGTTGTAGCAATGCAAGGACGTTTTCATTATTATGAAGGATACGAAATGCAAGAAGTAACTTTTCCTGTACGTGTAATGAAGCTTTTAGGAGTTGAAACTTTAATAGTTACTAATGCTGCTGGAGCTGTAAATACAGATTACAAACCAGGAGACTTAATGCTTATAGAAGATCACTTAAATTTAAGTGGAAACAATCCATTGATAGGAAAGAACTTAGATGAGTTTGGAGTGCGTTTCCCAGATATGTCAAATCCTTATGACAAAGAATTGAGAAATAAAGTTAAGAATATAGCTAAATCTTTAAATATAGATCTTAAAGAAGGAGTTTATGCTTGCATGAGCGGTCCAACTTATGAAACTCCTGCTGAAATAAGAATGTTAAGAACTTTAGGTGCTGATGCTGTTGGAATGTCTACAGTGCCAGAGGTAATAGTTGCTGTTCATAGTGGAATGAAGGTTATAGGAGTTTCATGTGCTACTAATATGGCAGCAGGAATTTTAGATCAACCTTTAAATCATCAAGAAGTAATGGAGACTTCAGCAATAGCAAGAGAAAAGTTTATAAAACTTATGAGAAATATAATAAATAGAATTTAG
- the argJ gene encoding bifunctional glutamate N-acetyltransferase/amino-acid acetyltransferase ArgJ yields MKIINNKFMEGVKKFKGAGISAGLKHSGKKDLSIIYSEEKAVVAGTFTTNKVKAACIILNMENIKNENSQAIIINSGHANACTGEQGLRDAKTINEVVAKELGLSSKEVLQASTGVIGVSIPMNKMENGIKKICSVVSEEGGSDVAKAIMTTDTKTKEVTVEINIDNKNVRISGVAKGSGMIKPNMATMLSFVVTDANISKKMLQKAVKNSVEDSYNMISVDGDTSTNDMSITMANGAARNKLIDSENEEFKIFKEALDYVNIELAKKIARDGEGATKLIEVEVINAKDKETARKCAMSVVSSNLVKAALFGSDPNWGRIICAIGYSQVEFDINKVDLKFKSLLGEVSVFEQGKNIDFDEKMASEIINNENVVLCINLNDGHFKATAWGCDLTYKYVEINGEYRT; encoded by the coding sequence ATGAAAATAATAAATAATAAATTTATGGAAGGGGTAAAAAAATTTAAGGGAGCTGGGATTTCAGCAGGACTTAAACATAGTGGAAAGAAAGACTTATCAATTATATATAGTGAAGAAAAAGCAGTGGTAGCAGGGACTTTTACTACTAATAAAGTGAAAGCAGCCTGTATAATTCTAAATATGGAGAACATTAAAAATGAAAACAGTCAAGCTATTATAATAAATAGTGGACACGCTAATGCATGTACTGGAGAACAAGGGTTAAGAGATGCTAAGACTATAAATGAAGTTGTTGCGAAAGAATTAGGATTAAGTTCTAAAGAAGTACTTCAAGCTTCCACAGGAGTAATAGGAGTATCCATTCCTATGAATAAGATGGAAAATGGTATAAAGAAAATTTGTTCAGTGGTTTCAGAAGAAGGTGGATCAGATGTTGCAAAAGCTATAATGACAACAGATACTAAAACTAAAGAAGTAACAGTAGAAATAAATATTGACAATAAAAATGTACGTATAAGTGGAGTAGCAAAAGGATCAGGGATGATAAAGCCTAATATGGCTACTATGCTTAGTTTTGTAGTAACGGATGCTAATATAAGTAAGAAGATGTTGCAAAAGGCAGTTAAGAATAGCGTAGAAGATTCTTATAATATGATTTCTGTAGATGGTGATACAAGTACTAATGATATGTCAATAACAATGGCAAATGGAGCTGCAAGAAATAAACTAATAGATAGTGAAAATGAAGAATTTAAAATATTTAAAGAAGCTTTAGATTATGTAAATATAGAACTTGCAAAGAAAATAGCAAGAGATGGTGAAGGAGCAACAAAACTAATAGAAGTAGAGGTTATTAATGCTAAAGATAAGGAAACTGCTAGAAAGTGCGCTATGTCAGTAGTATCATCTAATCTTGTTAAAGCTGCACTTTTTGGATCAGACCCTAACTGGGGCAGAATAATATGTGCTATTGGATATTCACAAGTAGAGTTTGATATAAATAAAGTAGATTTAAAATTTAAAAGCTTATTAGGCGAGGTAAGTGTTTTTGAACAAGGTAAGAATATTGATTTTGATGAGAAAATGGCTAGTGAGATTATAAACAATGAAAATGTAGTATTGTGTATAAATTTAAATGATGGACATTTTAAAGCTACAGCTTGGGGATGTGACCTTACTTATAAATATGTAGAGATTAATGGAGAATATAGAACATGA
- a CDS encoding DUF421 domain-containing protein produces the protein MNEALVVAVRAIISFFTLLIFTRVMGKQQIGQITFFDYILGITIGSLAAPLTSDLNSAAWPHWIGLLVWIVLGILMQIVSMKSEKISEYINDEPIIIIYDGKVIAQNLKDSKFTFDELLEQLRLKDIFDVNEVKLAVIETNGQVSVFKKEQFQNLIYSMNIPLNTDKSNDSNYEVIFNGIIIDSNLTKLNLSRQWLLNKLKEQGFDNPVEVFFAYLDVSRKLQINAYRDNIISSKNIFK, from the coding sequence TTGAATGAAGCTTTAGTAGTAGCTGTTAGAGCTATAATAAGTTTTTTTACACTGTTGATATTTACTAGGGTAATGGGAAAACAACAAATAGGACAAATTACTTTTTTTGATTATATATTAGGAATAACTATAGGCTCTTTGGCAGCACCACTTACTAGCGACTTAAATAGTGCTGCATGGCCACATTGGATTGGTTTATTAGTATGGATTGTTTTAGGAATTTTAATGCAAATAGTTTCAATGAAATCTGAAAAAATATCTGAATATATAAACGATGAACCAATAATTATTATATACGATGGAAAAGTAATTGCTCAAAATTTAAAAGACTCAAAATTTACTTTTGATGAACTTTTAGAGCAGCTTCGTCTTAAAGATATTTTTGATGTAAATGAGGTGAAGTTAGCTGTAATTGAAACTAACGGCCAAGTTTCTGTATTTAAAAAAGAGCAGTTTCAAAATTTAATATATAGTATGAATATTCCTTTAAACACTGATAAAAGTAATGATTCTAATTATGAAGTTATATTTAATGGAATAATAATTGATTCAAATTTAACTAAGCTTAATTTAAGTAGACAGTGGTTATTAAACAAACTAAAAGAACAAGGTTTTGACAATCCAGTAGAAGTTTTTTTCGCTTACCTGGACGTTTCTAGAAAACTACAAATAAATGCTTATAGAGATAATATTATTAGCTCAAAAAACATATTTAAATAA
- a CDS encoding LacI family DNA-binding transcriptional regulator, protein MTATINDIAKAAGVSQATVSRVLNNSGYVKDETRNKVLKVIKELNYAPSAIARSLSTSKTNTIGVIVPDINNPFFGEVIKGISEVADKHNLNIILCDTDESMQKELKALKLLKEQRIRGIIITPTSAEDEYNSEYLTTLENLGIPIVLVDGHVKYATFSGVFVENIKGSFEATEALIRAGHKKIAIITGRMNSKPAKDRFLGYKKALTIYNIPVEERYVFYGDYKQESGYRYTKQILQMEDRPTAIFTSSNMMTLGCLKALYEEKCKVPDDIALIGFDKIDILSIAGINISFVNGPTHEMGRKGMEMLVDILNNNHNREIKRITLLPELVLNGSEKYINK, encoded by the coding sequence ATGACAGCAACAATAAATGATATAGCTAAAGCAGCAGGAGTGTCTCAAGCTACAGTATCAAGAGTTTTAAATAACTCAGGATATGTAAAAGATGAGACAAGAAATAAAGTTTTAAAAGTTATAAAAGAATTAAATTATGCTCCTAGTGCTATAGCAAGAAGTTTATCTACAAGCAAAACCAATACAATAGGTGTTATAGTTCCTGATATAAACAACCCATTTTTTGGAGAAGTAATAAAGGGGATTAGTGAAGTTGCAGATAAACATAATTTAAATATAATACTTTGTGATACAGATGAAAGTATGCAGAAAGAATTAAAGGCTTTAAAACTTCTTAAAGAGCAAAGGATAAGAGGGATAATTATAACTCCAACTTCTGCAGAAGACGAATATAATAGTGAGTATTTAACTACTCTTGAGAATTTAGGGATTCCAATCGTTTTAGTAGATGGTCATGTTAAGTATGCTACCTTTAGTGGAGTATTTGTAGAGAATATTAAGGGATCTTTTGAAGCAACAGAGGCTTTAATAAGGGCAGGTCATAAAAAAATAGCTATAATAACAGGGCGTATGAATTCTAAGCCTGCAAAAGACAGATTTTTAGGGTATAAAAAAGCTTTAACAATATACAATATTCCTGTAGAAGAAAGATATGTTTTCTATGGAGATTATAAACAAGAAAGTGGATATAGATATACAAAACAAATTCTTCAAATGGAAGACAGACCTACAGCTATATTTACTAGTAGTAATATGATGACACTAGGTTGCTTAAAAGCGCTCTATGAAGAAAAATGTAAAGTACCAGATGATATTGCACTTATAGGATTTGATAAAATAGATATATTAAGTATAGCAGGAATCAACATAAGTTTTGTTAATGGACCTACTCATGAAATGGGAAGAAAGGGTATGGAGATGTTGGTTGATATATTAAATAATAATCATAATAGGGAAATAAAAAGAATTACTTTATTACCCGAACTTGTATTAAATGGGTCTGAAAAATACATAAATAAATAA
- a CDS encoding DUF4363 family protein — translation MNKIKAYVVPVITIIIFIGIMTSGGFLKKSFNNKDNVINYIYTIRQDIINENWQQAEKNLEQLKTAWNIVGKRVQFSVERNEMIMINTNIARLEGAIWAKDKSEGLIELSEIIEHWKDLEK, via the coding sequence ATGAACAAAATAAAAGCTTATGTAGTTCCTGTAATTACAATAATTATATTTATAGGGATAATGACTTCTGGGGGATTTTTAAAAAAATCTTTTAATAATAAAGATAATGTAATTAATTATATATATACAATAAGACAAGATATAATAAATGAAAATTGGCAGCAAGCTGAAAAAAATTTAGAACAGCTTAAAACTGCATGGAATATAGTTGGCAAAAGAGTTCAGTTTAGTGTGGAAAGAAATGAAATGATTATGATTAATACTAATATTGCTAGATTAGAAGGTGCTATATGGGCTAAAGACAAATCAGAAGGACTTATAGAATTAAGTGAGATTATTGAACATTGGAAAGATCTAGAAAAATAA
- the hcp gene encoding hydroxylamine reductase — protein sequence MSMFCYQCQEAAGCKGCTVRGVCGKTEDLAKAQDLLIYVLKGIAVYSVKGREVGVVKKEVDKFIMEGLFATITNANFDRNVFIERIKRGLRLREELRGQVIKAGGNLGKSNSNENWLNKMLSFVGLKKEEESKLPDAATWFADNVEEFNAKADTVGILATQNEDLRSLRELITYGLKGLAAYVKHAVHLGYDNDEIHGFMHKALAATLDDTLTLDDLVALTLETGKYGVDGMALLDKANTESYGNPEITKVNIGVRNNPGILISGHDLRDLEQLLEQTEGTGIDVYTHSEMLPAHYYPAFKKYSNFSGNYGNAWWKQTEEFEKFNGPILMTTNCLVPPKASYKDRVYTTGVVGFDGVTHIEANEKGEKDFSAIIEHAKRCKAPIEIEKGEIIGGFAHNQVFALADKVIEAVKTGAIRRFFVMAGCDGRAKSRNYYTEFAERLPKDTVILTAGCAKYKYNKLNLGDIGGIPRVLDAGQCNDSYSLALIALKLKEVFELEDVNELPISYNIAWYEQKAVIVLLALLHLGVKNIHLGPTLPAFLSPNVAKVLVDNFGIGGITNVDDDIKMFLGE from the coding sequence ATGAGTATGTTTTGTTATCAATGTCAAGAAGCAGCAGGATGCAAAGGATGTACAGTAAGAGGGGTTTGTGGTAAGACCGAAGATTTAGCAAAAGCGCAAGATTTATTAATATATGTACTAAAGGGAATAGCAGTTTATAGTGTAAAAGGAAGAGAAGTTGGTGTGGTAAAAAAAGAAGTAGATAAATTTATAATGGAAGGTTTATTTGCTACAATAACAAATGCTAATTTTGATAGAAATGTTTTTATTGAAAGGATTAAAAGAGGTTTAAGATTAAGAGAAGAGTTAAGAGGACAAGTTATTAAGGCTGGGGGCAACTTAGGAAAATCTAATTCAAATGAGAACTGGTTAAATAAAATGCTTTCTTTTGTAGGGTTGAAGAAAGAAGAGGAATCTAAGCTTCCAGATGCTGCCACTTGGTTTGCAGACAATGTTGAGGAATTTAATGCAAAAGCAGATACAGTTGGAATATTAGCAACACAAAATGAAGACCTAAGGTCTTTAAGAGAACTTATAACTTACGGATTAAAAGGATTAGCGGCTTATGTTAAACATGCTGTTCACTTAGGATATGACAATGATGAAATACATGGATTTATGCATAAAGCATTAGCAGCTACTTTAGATGATACTCTAACTTTAGATGATTTAGTAGCTCTAACTTTAGAAACTGGTAAGTATGGTGTAGATGGTATGGCATTATTAGATAAAGCTAATACTGAAAGCTATGGAAACCCAGAAATAACAAAGGTTAATATAGGAGTTAGAAATAATCCTGGAATATTAATAAGTGGACACGATTTAAGGGACTTAGAGCAATTATTGGAGCAAACAGAAGGTACAGGAATAGATGTCTACACACATAGTGAAATGCTTCCAGCGCATTACTATCCAGCTTTCAAAAAATATTCAAACTTTTCAGGAAACTATGGAAATGCCTGGTGGAAGCAAACAGAAGAATTTGAAAAATTCAATGGACCAATATTAATGACAACAAACTGTTTAGTACCACCAAAGGCTTCATATAAAGATAGAGTTTATACAACAGGTGTAGTTGGATTTGATGGAGTAACACACATAGAAGCTAATGAAAAGGGTGAAAAAGATTTTTCAGCTATAATAGAGCATGCTAAAAGGTGTAAGGCTCCTATTGAAATAGAAAAAGGAGAAATTATAGGTGGATTTGCACATAATCAAGTATTTGCATTAGCTGATAAGGTTATAGAAGCTGTAAAAACTGGTGCAATAAGAAGATTCTTTGTTATGGCAGGATGTGATGGAAGAGCTAAAAGCAGAAACTACTATACAGAATTTGCTGAAAGACTTCCAAAAGACACAGTAATTTTAACAGCTGGATGCGCTAAGTATAAATATAATAAATTAAACTTAGGAGATATTGGAGGAATTCCAAGGGTATTAGATGCAGGTCAATGTAATGATTCATATTCATTAGCGCTTATTGCATTAAAATTAAAGGAAGTATTTGAACTAGAGGATGTAAATGAGCTTCCTATATCTTATAATATAGCTTGGTATGAGCAAAAGGCTGTAATAGTATTGCTTGCGTTATTACATTTAGGAGTTAAAAATATTCATTTAGGACCAACTCTACCAGCATTCTTATCACCAAATGTAGCAAAAGTTTTAGTTGACAACTTTGGTATAGGTGGAATAACTAATGTAGATGATGATATAAAGATGTTTTTAGGAGAATAG
- the deoC gene encoding deoxyribose-phosphate aldolase produces MELQRYIDHTLLKPEATEKQIIKICEEAKKYNFASVCVNPYYASLVSDKLKGTEVKTCVVVGFPLGATTKEVKAFETKQAIENGAAEVDMVINIGALKDKKYDIVKEDINSVVDASKGKALVKVIIETCLLTKEEIVRACEIAKEVKADFVKTSTGFSTGGATPEDVKLMRETVGNKMGVKASGAVRTTQDAEAVIKAGANRIGASASIAIVEGSKNIEF; encoded by the coding sequence ATGGAACTACAAAGGTATATAGACCACACATTATTAAAACCAGAGGCAACAGAGAAACAAATAATAAAAATTTGTGAAGAAGCTAAAAAATATAATTTTGCTTCAGTATGTGTAAATCCATACTATGCTTCTTTAGTAAGTGACAAACTTAAGGGTACAGAAGTTAAAACTTGTGTAGTTGTTGGATTCCCATTAGGAGCTACTACAAAAGAGGTAAAAGCTTTTGAAACAAAACAAGCTATTGAAAATGGTGCTGCAGAAGTAGATATGGTAATAAATATAGGAGCATTAAAGGATAAAAAATATGATATTGTTAAAGAGGATATAAACTCAGTAGTAGATGCATCAAAAGGTAAAGCATTGGTTAAGGTTATAATTGAAACATGTCTTTTAACTAAAGAAGAAATAGTCAGAGCATGTGAAATTGCAAAGGAAGTTAAAGCTGATTTTGTTAAGACTTCTACTGGATTTTCTACAGGTGGGGCTACTCCAGAAGATGTAAAGTTAATGAGAGAAACTGTGGGCAATAAAATGGGAGTTAAAGCTTCAGGTGCTGTTAGAACTACACAGGATGCAGAAGCAGTTATAAAAGCAGGGGCTAATAGGATAGGTGCTAGTGCTTCTATAGCAATTGTTGAAGGAAGCAAAAATATAGAATTTTAA